The following coding sequences lie in one Thermoleophilaceae bacterium genomic window:
- a CDS encoding SDR family NAD(P)-dependent oxidoreductase yields MTGKLEGRVIVVSGAAQGQGRAEALALASEGATVVAADVKQIDDEALHPRRLDVTDPGSWRELADWVDASFGRVDGLINNAGITSRVRLGDVELDDWNRVLAVNVTGAMLGIQALLPLMRRGASIVNVGSVAALTGHYTAAYTASKWALRGLTHCAATELGSRGIRVNAVHPGYIDTAMTRTAPPAFRGANVSLTPLGRAGEVDDVAGLMVFLMSEESSFISGADIPVDGGFSGGAAAKALSDAVR; encoded by the coding sequence ATGACCGGCAAGCTCGAGGGCCGAGTGATCGTCGTGAGCGGCGCGGCTCAGGGCCAGGGGCGGGCGGAGGCGCTCGCCCTTGCGTCAGAGGGCGCGACGGTGGTGGCAGCGGACGTGAAGCAGATCGACGACGAAGCACTCCACCCGCGGCGGCTCGACGTAACCGATCCAGGCAGCTGGCGAGAGCTCGCCGACTGGGTCGATGCGAGCTTCGGCCGCGTGGACGGGCTGATCAACAACGCGGGGATCACGAGCCGAGTGAGGCTCGGCGATGTGGAGTTGGACGACTGGAACCGGGTGCTGGCGGTGAACGTGACCGGCGCGATGCTGGGGATCCAGGCGCTGCTTCCGTTGATGCGCAGAGGTGCGTCGATAGTCAACGTGGGGTCCGTCGCGGCGCTCACCGGCCACTACACGGCCGCCTACACGGCCAGCAAGTGGGCGCTGCGCGGGCTGACGCATTGCGCGGCCACCGAGCTCGGGTCACGCGGCATCCGCGTGAACGCGGTGCACCCCGGCTACATCGACACGGCGATGACGCGTACCGCGCCCCCGGCGTTCCGGGGCGCCAACGTGAGCCTGACGCCGCTCGGCCGCGCCGGCGAGGTGGACGATGTGGCCGGGCTGATGGTCTTCCTGATGTCGGAAGAGTCGAGCTTCATCAGCGGAGCGGACATTCCGGTGGACGGCGGGTTCTCGGGAGGTGCCGCCGCGAAGGCGCTCTCAGACGCTGTGCGCTGA
- a CDS encoding cobalamin-independent methionine synthase II family protein translates to MTTATRTVPRAEHVGSLLRPKRLLDAISQVSSFSMDEARPTDASLDFAQANQAALREIEDECIRDAVAKQEAAGLDCVTDGEFRRVFFMGSFDQAVRGFAPNHEQKITFRNDSGETLEVEGRPIVAERLEKIASPGATEAEYVAGLTERPVKVTFPAASSIANPMMFRPGVTDKVYSSFEEMAGHSLQILRELIDEAVAAGATYIQLDYPAYPLIADPQFSAQMKAMGADLDQMLQGSVMADTMIVQGLPDHVRTAIHLCRGNLRGMYMVSGSLDPVAEAFFSLPYDSFLVEWDDTSRMGDYSALRHVPEGPVVGMGIVSTKNPALESEDVLLQHLEEAGRYLDVSQLALCPQCGFASEAGGNDVDEDTQWRKLELVARVADRVWGH, encoded by the coding sequence ATGACAACTGCCACTCGCACAGTCCCGCGCGCGGAGCACGTCGGGAGCCTGCTGAGGCCCAAGCGGCTGCTTGACGCGATCTCGCAGGTGTCGTCGTTCTCGATGGACGAGGCGCGGCCGACGGACGCGAGCCTCGACTTCGCGCAGGCCAACCAGGCCGCGCTGCGCGAAATCGAGGACGAGTGCATCCGCGATGCGGTGGCCAAGCAGGAGGCGGCGGGTCTCGACTGCGTCACCGACGGCGAGTTCCGACGCGTGTTCTTCATGGGCTCGTTCGACCAGGCGGTGCGCGGGTTCGCGCCGAACCACGAGCAGAAGATCACCTTCCGCAACGACAGCGGGGAGACGCTCGAGGTGGAGGGGCGGCCGATCGTGGCGGAGCGCCTCGAGAAGATCGCCAGCCCCGGCGCGACCGAGGCGGAGTACGTCGCTGGGCTCACCGAGCGACCGGTGAAGGTGACCTTCCCGGCGGCGTCCTCGATCGCGAACCCGATGATGTTCCGCCCCGGCGTCACGGACAAGGTCTACTCGAGCTTCGAGGAGATGGCGGGCCATTCCCTCCAGATCCTGCGGGAGCTGATCGACGAGGCCGTGGCGGCCGGCGCCACGTACATCCAGCTCGACTACCCCGCCTATCCGCTGATCGCGGACCCGCAGTTCAGCGCCCAGATGAAGGCGATGGGCGCGGACCTCGACCAGATGCTCCAGGGCTCGGTGATGGCGGACACGATGATCGTGCAGGGTCTTCCCGACCACGTCCGCACCGCGATCCACCTCTGCCGCGGCAACCTGCGCGGCATGTACATGGTCAGCGGCTCGCTCGACCCCGTGGCCGAGGCGTTCTTCTCGCTGCCGTACGACTCGTTCCTCGTCGAGTGGGACGACACCTCCCGCATGGGCGATTACTCGGCGCTGCGCCATGTGCCGGAGGGGCCGGTGGTGGGCATGGGGATCGTCTCGACGAAGAACCCGGCGCTCGAGTCCGAGGACGTGCTGCTGCAGCACCTCGAGGAGGCCGGGCGCTACCTCGACGTCTCGCAGCTGGCGCTCTGCCCGCAGTGCGGCTTCGCCTCCGAGGCCGGCGGCAACGATGTGGACGAGGACACGCAGTGGCGCAAGCTCGAGCTCGTCGCGCGGGTGGCGGACCGCGTTTGGGGCCACTGA
- a CDS encoding substrate-binding domain-containing protein has product MRTRTTQLLTALAVASTTILVAACGGSGSSSSGSSSGGAKIPAFAANWKPPASGCGSFSAKQPADPDGVIAGLDAAHKQALGGYADFPQSTVKVLKSAWANWKPSHPGPYTIAVSWAQLVSDFQVQIVNSIKKDFGQDKNVKQVIIKTTGSNIDIGQQLQQYNQLVQAHPDLIILETPSQDSFDGPVQRAKAAGIPTVTLLSPVPVDGAVNVDGNNYLDAATTMSYVTKLMGGKGNVVEVRALAGAAVDNQTNEGWDNAIKSCPGMKVGGEIYGAFSESGAKSETLKYLATHPQKIDGVTTLAGESVGTLQAFKQTGRPIPPFAEVGMDKGFLGYWRQNQSSYHASSTSLPPVPAARALHEVAMRMLAGQGVKLNTLVAENPVITDANLADWSEPTWSITTPGTVSGDPQSFMPSSFINDFFNNPAPVG; this is encoded by the coding sequence ATGCGCACCAGAACAACTCAGCTCTTGACGGCGCTTGCCGTCGCGTCCACCACGATCCTCGTCGCGGCCTGCGGCGGCAGCGGCAGCTCGAGCAGCGGCAGCAGCTCGGGCGGCGCCAAGATCCCCGCCTTCGCAGCCAACTGGAAGCCGCCGGCGTCCGGCTGCGGCAGCTTCTCCGCCAAGCAGCCCGCCGATCCAGACGGAGTGATCGCCGGGCTCGACGCCGCCCACAAGCAGGCGCTCGGTGGCTACGCGGACTTCCCGCAGAGCACCGTCAAGGTGTTGAAGAGCGCATGGGCGAACTGGAAGCCCTCGCATCCCGGCCCGTACACAATCGCCGTCTCCTGGGCCCAGCTGGTGAGCGACTTTCAGGTCCAGATAGTCAACTCGATCAAGAAGGACTTCGGCCAGGACAAGAACGTCAAGCAGGTGATCATCAAGACCACCGGCAGCAACATCGACATCGGGCAGCAGCTCCAGCAGTACAACCAGCTGGTTCAGGCGCACCCGGATCTGATCATCCTCGAGACGCCCTCGCAGGACTCGTTCGACGGCCCGGTGCAGCGAGCCAAGGCCGCCGGGATCCCCACCGTCACGCTGCTCAGCCCGGTGCCGGTCGACGGCGCCGTGAACGTGGACGGCAACAACTATCTCGATGCCGCCACCACGATGTCGTACGTGACCAAGCTGATGGGCGGTAAGGGCAACGTCGTGGAGGTACGCGCACTCGCGGGCGCGGCGGTGGACAACCAGACCAACGAGGGCTGGGACAACGCGATCAAGAGCTGCCCCGGCATGAAGGTGGGCGGCGAGATCTACGGCGCGTTCTCCGAGAGCGGCGCCAAGTCGGAGACCCTCAAGTACCTGGCCACGCACCCGCAGAAGATCGACGGGGTGACCACACTGGCGGGCGAGAGCGTCGGCACGCTGCAGGCGTTCAAGCAGACGGGCCGGCCGATCCCGCCATTCGCCGAGGTGGGCATGGACAAGGGCTTCCTCGGCTACTGGCGCCAGAACCAGTCGAGCTATCACGCCTCTTCCACAAGCCTGCCGCCGGTGCCCGCGGCGCGTGCACTGCACGAGGTGGCCATGCGAATGCTGGCCGGGCAGGGCGTGAAGCTCAACACCCTCGTCGCCGAGAACCCGGTGATCACGGATGCGAACCTGGCCGACTGGTCGGAGCCGACCTGGAGCATCACCACGCCGGGAACGGTGTCCGGCGATCCGCAGAGCTTCATGCCGTCGAGCTTCATCAACGACTTCTTCAACAACCCGGCACCGGTGGGGTGA
- a CDS encoding DUF3224 domain-containing protein — MRGKTRSLVLLLCALCALLVTAFVATAFAKSSHKVNMLGHGGTSGIKVHSTYKGSPFGTCKMTGKLVIPNTTQHWKCGAGKFTLIGHGTTGAANDAKGTWRIVKGSGTGKYKGITGKGTFAGKLSTGTFRYKGTARY, encoded by the coding sequence GTGAGAGGGAAGACTCGCAGCCTCGTGCTGCTGCTCTGCGCGCTCTGCGCGCTGCTCGTCACAGCGTTCGTAGCCACCGCGTTCGCGAAGTCGTCGCACAAGGTGAACATGCTCGGTCACGGCGGCACGAGCGGGATCAAGGTGCATTCCACCTACAAGGGCTCACCCTTCGGCACCTGCAAGATGACCGGCAAGCTGGTGATTCCGAATACCACCCAGCACTGGAAGTGCGGTGCCGGCAAGTTCACGCTGATAGGTCACGGCACCACCGGCGCCGCCAACGATGCCAAGGGCACCTGGAGGATCGTGAAGGGGTCCGGCACCGGCAAGTACAAGGGCATCACCGGCAAGGGCACGTTCGCCGGAAAGCTCTCCACCGGCACCTTCCGTTACAAGGGAACCGCCAGGTACTAG
- a CDS encoding ABC transporter permease, with product MSAAAATIGRVQRRAPVLQLVALIALFVYGAATISGFSASTSVRSMLVLASLLGLAALGQTIVMIVGGLDLSIPGFIVAGAILVSQLCGTHHWAFVPAFAVILVLAAAMGAISGWICHRYRIQPLIVTLGMGALASGGCLAWTGGKLTGSAPTFLSNLTSPTGTTFGVSISPVVVIWAMVAILAGLVLHRTVPGRRLYATGANPRAADLARVNTARVWTVVFAASAVCSAIVGVLLAGFSGADQTLGDPYLFQGLTAVIVGGTTIMGARGDYTHTVLGALILTELTTILVGHGYDTADQQIIFGVLILIVVAGYGRDRRLRDTI from the coding sequence ATGAGCGCCGCCGCGGCCACGATCGGGCGTGTACAGCGGCGCGCCCCGGTGTTGCAACTGGTGGCGCTCATCGCGCTGTTCGTCTACGGGGCCGCGACCATCAGCGGCTTCTCCGCGAGCACCAGCGTCCGCTCGATGCTCGTTCTCGCTTCGCTGCTTGGACTCGCGGCGCTCGGTCAGACGATCGTGATGATCGTCGGCGGGCTCGACCTGTCGATTCCCGGCTTCATCGTGGCCGGCGCGATCCTCGTCAGCCAGCTTTGCGGAACACACCACTGGGCCTTCGTGCCCGCGTTCGCGGTGATCCTCGTGCTCGCCGCGGCGATGGGCGCGATCAGCGGCTGGATCTGTCACCGCTACCGGATCCAGCCGCTGATCGTCACTCTCGGCATGGGCGCGCTCGCGTCCGGCGGCTGTCTCGCGTGGACGGGCGGGAAGCTCACGGGCTCGGCACCGACCTTCCTATCGAACCTCACGTCGCCGACCGGCACCACCTTCGGCGTGAGCATCAGCCCGGTGGTGGTGATCTGGGCGATGGTCGCGATCCTCGCCGGCCTCGTTCTGCACCGCACCGTGCCGGGGCGCAGGCTCTACGCCACCGGGGCCAATCCGCGCGCCGCGGATCTAGCGCGCGTGAACACGGCCCGCGTGTGGACCGTGGTGTTCGCGGCGAGTGCCGTCTGCTCGGCGATCGTCGGCGTGCTGCTGGCCGGCTTCTCGGGTGCGGACCAGACGCTCGGCGACCCGTACCTGTTCCAGGGGCTCACCGCCGTCATCGTCGGCGGCACCACCATCATGGGCGCGCGCGGCGACTACACCCACACGGTGCTCGGCGCGCTCATCCTCACCGAGCTCACAACCATCCTGGTCGGCCACGGCTACGACACCGCCGACCAGCAGATCATCTTCGGCGTGCTGATCCTCATCGTCGTGGCCGGTTACGGCCGCGATCGCCGGCTGAGGGACACGATCTGA
- a CDS encoding ABC transporter permease: MRELLRSRPFGFALLLSLALLVANIIAEPSFGKPGNWPQELASFAPLAIVAMASTPSILSGGGGLDLSAGPLVVFCNVLLVHKFFPHGLESGWAAVPLILLIGAGIGAVNGVLVTTLRYQPVIATLCTFFILIGLNLKFGASPRPTPPGNWTTHLGDKVWFFPGALITILVPAAVWLVLSRTSYHRQLFAVGGNQSTAFSAGVDVTATRIVAYSLGGLFAAVGGIALTALVQSSQAASAAQYTLIALAGVALGGTVLGGGRGGLLGSALGAFAIYLMQTLLSAVNVPPTWNSVVYGGMLVAGVVVGARLMTLRPGLRRETA; this comes from the coding sequence GCTCCTGCGCAGCCGGCCGTTCGGATTCGCGCTGCTGCTCTCGCTCGCGCTGCTCGTGGCGAACATCATCGCCGAGCCGAGCTTCGGCAAGCCGGGCAACTGGCCGCAGGAGCTGGCGTCGTTCGCGCCGCTCGCGATCGTGGCGATGGCGTCCACGCCTTCGATCCTCTCGGGCGGCGGCGGGCTCGACCTCTCCGCGGGTCCGCTCGTGGTGTTCTGCAACGTCCTGCTCGTCCACAAGTTCTTCCCGCACGGGCTCGAGTCCGGCTGGGCGGCCGTGCCGCTGATCCTCCTGATCGGAGCGGGGATCGGCGCCGTGAACGGAGTGCTCGTTACGACGCTCCGCTACCAGCCCGTGATCGCCACGCTCTGCACCTTCTTCATCCTGATCGGGCTGAACCTCAAGTTCGGCGCCAGCCCCCGGCCCACGCCGCCCGGCAACTGGACCACGCACCTCGGCGACAAGGTGTGGTTCTTCCCCGGCGCGCTCATCACCATCCTCGTCCCGGCCGCCGTGTGGCTCGTGCTCAGCCGCACCTCGTACCACCGCCAGCTCTTCGCCGTGGGCGGCAACCAGAGCACCGCGTTCTCGGCGGGCGTGGACGTCACCGCCACGCGCATCGTCGCCTACTCGCTGGGCGGCTTGTTCGCAGCCGTGGGCGGCATCGCGCTCACCGCTCTCGTGCAGTCCAGCCAGGCGGCGAGCGCGGCCCAGTACACGCTGATCGCGCTGGCGGGCGTGGCGCTCGGCGGCACCGTTCTCGGCGGCGGCCGGGGTGGGCTCCTGGGCTCGGCGCTCGGGGCTTTCGCGATCTATCTGATGCAGACCCTGCTCTCGGCGGTGAACGTGCCGCCCACCTGGAACAGCGTGGTGTACGGCGGGATGCTCGTGGCCGGCGTGGTGGTGGGCGCCCGGCTGATGACGCTGCGGCCGGGGCTCAGGAGGGAGACCGCATGA